The DNA window CATCAGCGGTGCACAGTGGGCCGTTCTGCGTGCGCTGGAACGGGCCGAGTCGAAGAGCTTTCGGCATCTGCGGGTCAACGAACTGAGCGACTGGCTGCTGGTGCGGCCGCCGAGCATCACCAGTGTCGTCTCGCGATTGCGGCGGGACGGACTGGTCCGGCAGGAAGTCTGCCGCGACGATCACCGCGCCCGCCAACTCAGCCTGACGGCGGGCGGGAGACGGCTTGTCGCGCGGGTTCTCGAAGGTCACGCCGAGCGCATCGAGATGGTATTGTCACCGCTCGAAGAGCCGGAACGTGATCAGCTGGCGGCATTGTTGGAGCGCGTCGCGGACCACATGGGCGCACTGGCGGATACCACCGACCTCCCAAAGCCCGCCGTACTGGGCTCAGGCGTCGGTCCTGGCAGTCACGACTGATTTCGAGCGTAAGAACGAGGCGATATGCGAATTCTGAAATGGCTTGTCATCCTGCTGGTGGTGGTCGGACTGGGCGTCGGCGCCTGGATGTGGTTCGGCCGTTCCACCGAGGCACCGGTGGAGTTCCGCACCGCCAAGGTTAAGCGCGGCGATCTGGCTGCCACCATCAGTGCCACGGGCACGGTCGAACCGGAAGAAGTGGTTGACGTCGGCGCACAGGTCGCCGGGCAGATCCTGTCGTTCGGTACCGATGCCGACGGACACCAGGTGGACTTCAGGTCGCATGTCGAAGAGGGCATGCTGCTGGCGCAGATCGACGATGTCACCTACAAGTCGCAGGTCGCTTCGGCCACCGCGCAGGTCAAGAGCGCTCGGGCCGGCGTGCTGCGGGCCAACGCCGAGTTGCAATCGGCCGAGGCAAAGCAGATGCAGGCGACACGCGATTGGGAACGGGCGCAGAAGCTCGGACCTTCCGAAGCGCTGGCTGCATTTTCGTACGATGCCTACAAGTCCGGGTATGAAATGTCCGTCGCCGCCGTCGCGGTCGCCAAGGCGGCGATCGCACAGGCCGAAGCATCCGTCGAACAGGCACAGGCGGAGCTCGACCGGGCGTCGCGAAACCTGGGCTACTGTACGATCAAATCTCCGGTGAAGGGCGTCGTCATCGCCCGGCGGGTGAATATCGGCCAGACGGTTGTCGCCAGCCTCAACGCGCCCAGCCTGTTCCTGATCGCCAAGGATCTCAAGCGCATCCAAGTCTGGGTTCCGGTGAACGAAGCCGACGTCGGGCAGATTCGTCCAGGCCAGCCGGTCACGTTCACGGTCGATGCGTTCCCCGGACAGAGCTTCAAAGGCGAAGTCGGCAAGGTGCGGCTCGAGCCGACCATCACGCAGAACGTGGTCACCTACACCGTCGAAGTGGAGACCGCCAACCCCGACGAGATCCTGCTGCCCTACCTGACGGCGAATCTGAAGTTCATCACCAGTGAGAAGAAGGCCGTGCTGTCGGTATCCAACAGTGCGCTGCGATACACCCCCGCGGTGGAACTGATGGTTCCAGAAGCCCGCGAGAAGTACGGCGCGACTGCCGCGGCACCCGCGTCCGGCGGACCGCCGGGCGGTGGAGCAAGCGGCGCGGGTGCTCCAGCCGGTGGTCCACCAGCCGGCGGCGGGCCGGCGGCCGGCGGTGGCGGCGCGGGTGGCGGACCTCGTCCTGCCGGCGGCGGCGCGGGGCGAAAAGGCAAAGGCCGATCCAGCGGCGTCGTCTGGATCGCCGCGGACAAGGGGCTGCTCAAACCCGTCGAAGTGAAAATCGGAATGACCGACGGCGTCGATACCGAGCTCACCGGCGACGAACTCAAGGAAGGTGACGTTGTCATCGCCGGCGAAGTGCCGCGCGACGCCGCCGCTCCAGCCGGCGGAACGAACCCCTTCGCACCGCAGTTCCCGCGTGGCGGCAGCAGCGGCCGGAGCGGTCGGTAGTCCGATTGCTGCGCGAATCAGCGTTTCTGGTCATTCAGTTTCAACACGAAGGCACGAAGATCACGAAGGACACGAAGAATAGCCAGATAAAGGACGCCGTCGTCGAAAACAGAATGGGATTTGCTCGTTCTTCGTGACCTTCGTGCCTTCGTGTTGAGATCGAACTTGAGGGAGTATCCACGGGTTTCAGACGGCTTGCATCACGGGCAAGCGAGTACGCTTGCCCATGCCATCCGGACGAATCATCGCCTCAACCGCAGTCGGAAGTCTAAGCAGACCAACATGGACCTCATCCGCCTCAACAACATCACCAAGACGTACCGCGTCGGCGAAGTCGATGTGCCTGTGCTCAAGGGCATCTCGATGACCGTCGAGCGCGGCGAAATGGTCGCGCTCATGGGTGCCAGCGGGTCGGGCAAATCCACCCTCATGAACATCCTCGGCTGCCTCGACCGGCCGACCTCGGGCGAGTACTGGCTCGATAACGAGGAAGTCTCGCGCATCGACAACAACAAGCGGGCGATGGTCCGCAACCGCAAGATCGGCTTCGTCTTCCAGAGCTTCAACCTGCTCGCCCGCACGACGGCTCTCGACAATGTCATGATGCCGCTCGCCTACACCTCCGACCTGCCCGAATCCGAAGGCCGCGAGCGGGCCGTCGAGCTGCTCAACCGCGTCGGCCTCGGTGACCGGATCGACCATCACCCGTCGCAGCTTTCCGGCGGTCAGCAGCAGCGCGTCGCGATCGCCCGGGCCCTGATCAACCGCCCGCCGCTGCTGTTCGCCGACGAACCCACCGGCAACCTCGACTCCCGCACCAGCGTGGAAATCCTGGAGATGTTCCGAAAGCTCAATGCCGACGAGGGGATCACCATCATCCTCGTCACCCACGCCGCCGAGGTCGCCGACGTCGCCCGGCGGAGCATTCACATCCGCGACGGGCTCATCGAAAAGGGTGCGTACGAGCACCGGGCGGTGAAGGTATGAGCTTGGTATCGTCCATTGCGATGATGGGGACGTCGGTGCCACGGGTCGGCGGTACTCCGCAGACCCGTGCGCCGGATGCGCGATTCGCACGGGTCTCCGGAGTACCGGCGACCCGTGGCACCAGATCGCGACGTTATCTGCCGTCGCTGCTTAGATTATCTTGCCGTCCTGGAGGCCCGCCATGCGCGTAACCCGCACCATTCGAACCGCAGTCCGGGCCCTGCGCCGCAACATCATGCGGTCCATCCTCACGACCCTCGGCATCATCATCGGCATCGCCGCGGTCATCGCGATGATGGAGATCGGCAACGGCGTCTCGGCGCAGATCCAGAAGTCGATCACCAGCCTGGGCGCCAACAACCTCATGATCTGGCCGGGCAGTTCGTTCGGCGGGGGCGTGTCGTATTCCAGCGGCCGCATCACACTGACCAACCAGGACTGCGACGCAATCATGGAGCGCTGTCCCGCCGTGCTCGATGCCGCGCCGATCGTCAACGCCAGCGGGCAGCTCATCAGCGGCAATTCCAACTACCAGGTCGAAAGCATCATGGGGACCACGCCGGCCTACCTCGCGATCCGGGAACTGCAGATCGAGGAAGGCGAGCCGTTCACCGATCGCGATGTTGTCGCGGGTTCGCCGGTGTGCCTTGTTGGCAAGACGGTGGTGCGAGAACTCTTCCGCGGCCAGAACCCCGTCGGCCGCGAAATCCGGCTTCAGAACGTCAATCTGAAGGTCGTCGGCGTGCTGGCGCCCAAGGGTGCCAACATGTTCGGCCGCGATCAGG is part of the Humisphaera borealis genome and encodes:
- a CDS encoding MarR family winged helix-turn-helix transcriptional regulator, which codes for MQAVEFPQPRNASEAAFRSIVRTSVLLRRMMEPYFEQHGISGAQWAVLRALERAESKSFRHLRVNELSDWLLVRPPSITSVVSRLRRDGLVRQEVCRDDHRARQLSLTAGGRRLVARVLEGHAERIEMVLSPLEEPERDQLAALLERVADHMGALADTTDLPKPAVLGSGVGPGSHD
- a CDS encoding efflux RND transporter periplasmic adaptor subunit, which translates into the protein MRILKWLVILLVVVGLGVGAWMWFGRSTEAPVEFRTAKVKRGDLAATISATGTVEPEEVVDVGAQVAGQILSFGTDADGHQVDFRSHVEEGMLLAQIDDVTYKSQVASATAQVKSARAGVLRANAELQSAEAKQMQATRDWERAQKLGPSEALAAFSYDAYKSGYEMSVAAVAVAKAAIAQAEASVEQAQAELDRASRNLGYCTIKSPVKGVVIARRVNIGQTVVASLNAPSLFLIAKDLKRIQVWVPVNEADVGQIRPGQPVTFTVDAFPGQSFKGEVGKVRLEPTITQNVVTYTVEVETANPDEILLPYLTANLKFITSEKKAVLSVSNSALRYTPAVELMVPEAREKYGATAAAPASGGPPGGGASGAGAPAGGPPAGGGPAAGGGGAGGGPRPAGGGAGRKGKGRSSGVVWIAADKGLLKPVEVKIGMTDGVDTELTGDELKEGDVVIAGEVPRDAAAPAGGTNPFAPQFPRGGSSGRSGR
- a CDS encoding ABC transporter ATP-binding protein, translated to MDLIRLNNITKTYRVGEVDVPVLKGISMTVERGEMVALMGASGSGKSTLMNILGCLDRPTSGEYWLDNEEVSRIDNNKRAMVRNRKIGFVFQSFNLLARTTALDNVMMPLAYTSDLPESEGRERAVELLNRVGLGDRIDHHPSQLSGGQQQRVAIARALINRPPLLFADEPTGNLDSRTSVEILEMFRKLNADEGITIILVTHAAEVADVARRSIHIRDGLIEKGAYEHRAVKV